From the genome of Thiovibrio frasassiensis:
GGAGGTGATCGGGGTTTTCAGTTCATGGGAAACATTGGCCACGAAGTCGCGGCGCATGTTTTCCAAGCGCCGGAGGTTGGTGACATCATTGATAACGATGATCGCGCCGCTGGTCATCTCCGCGGCGTCCTGGAAGCGGGTGCCGTGGGCGTAAAAGTATTTTTCCTGCCCATCCCGATCGGTCAGGTCGATTTCCCCTTCGATGGGGGTGGCGGAGGCAAGGGCCTGACTGACAAACTGTTGCAGGGCCAGATTGCGTACCGCCACCAGGGCCTTTTTGCCCCGCAGCTTCTCCGGAGGGATGTTCAACAGGTTTGCTCCGGCCTGGTTGATGTCAAGGATCCTCTCCTCGGTGTCCACCGTAATGACCCCCTCAACCATGCTGGAAAAGACCGCCTCCAGCTGGCTGTGTTGCCGGGCAATGGTTTTGATCCGTCCGTCGAGCTGATCGGCCATGGCATTCATGGCTCTGGCCAGGCTCGCCACCTCTTCAGCCCCTTCTTCCCGCAGTTTGCCGGTAAAAGCGCCGTTGGCAAAACGTTCGGCCCCTAAACGCATCTCTTCCAGCGGCCTGCTGATCCGGCGGGAGATGAACCAGGCGACCAGGGCCACGAGCAGGGCGACAATCAGGCATCCCCAGGCAATTTTTAAAAAGATTTCCTTGAGTGCGCTGTTAATGAAGGTGACCGGGAGGGCGGTGCGCAGGATCCCTTTGCTTTTTCCCTCTTGCATTAAGGGGATCGCGACGTACATCATGTTTTCCTGGAGGGTATGGCTGAAGCGCAGGGAGGGGGTGAGTTTGCCATCAAGGGCGGCCATGATCTCCGGCCGGTCCCCGTGGTTTTCCATCCGGCCCGGATCTTCATCCGAGTCGGCGAGAACCACGCCATCGGGGGTGGTCACGGTCAATCGGGTGCCGGAATCTTTTCCGGCGGTTGTGAAGAAGGATTGCAGTCCGGGCAGGTCGTTTTTCACCAGCAGGGTAAGAACATATTCCTGGCTCAGACGGGCGCGGGCCTCAAGGTCGACAGCGGTCTGGGAGAGCTGAAAGACGCGCAGCGAGTAAGCCCCATAGCCGGCGGCGACCAGAAGGGCGACAATGGTGATAAGGAGCTGGCTTGGGTACAGCTGCCAGATAAGGCGTTTATGGCGCATACGAATCCCTGGGGCGGTTGGAGTGAATAGGGGTAACTCCAACAGAATAGCACGGGATTGTTAGAATGCGATCAGGATATTGTAAGGATATCTCTCTTGGGGAGTAAATATTTCTGCGGCAAGAGTCTTGTGCGTGCGGATTTACTGGCAGCAGGGCGTGGGGGAAATTAGCGGTTCCCCCTCCCGTGTTGGGAGAGGGAAGCGATGGAAGGAGGCGGATCAATTTATTCGGAATAAGGTTTCTTCTTTCCTCTTCTGGGAACACCGGCACTCGGGGGTCTGGAGGAGGTCGCCGGTTTGCTCGAGGTTGCAGGCCGAGCCGAGGGATATGGTTTGGCTGCGCCTGCAGGCCGGGCCGAGGAATACGGTTTGGCGGAGCTGGAAGGCCTGGACGAGCTGGAGGGCTTAAACGATTTCGGCCCCTTGGAGCTGCGGCCGGGATACCCGCCGGTTGGTTTGCCGGGCCGTCCTTTCGGGGCGTCCAGGGTTTTCACCTCGACGTCCCTGCCGTTGACCTTGAGCCCCTGGAACACCTCAATGATTTTTTGGGCGAAGCGGCTGTCCGCTTCGAGCATGGCGGTGTTGTCCAGGATCTCGATTCGGCCGATTTTGATGGAGGCCGAGCCGCTGGCATCATTGATCTGGCCGATGAGCCGGGCCGGGTAGAGGCCGTCTTTCTGGCCGATATTGAGGTAAAAGCGGCTGAAATTCACGCGTTCGCCACGGTCTTCCTGGCGGGCGAGGGCGAATTTGCTGTCCGGGCGGTCCGGCTTGGCGTATCGGCTGTCCGGGCGGTCCGATCGGGCGAATCTGCTTTCCGAACGGTTGTAGCCTTCATCGCGGCCGCGGCCTTTGTCCGAAACATTGATGTCCGGGGCATTCTGGTAATGGGCCAAGACGTTGTCGAACTCCTGGGAAACAAAACGCAGGATCAGTTCGTCCCGGTCGAGATCGGCCAGGGCCTCGGTGATGGTCTCCATGAAGGGGGCGAGCCGGCTGGTGTTGACCTCGATGTTTTTGATGATCTCGATCTTGTGGAGGAGCTGTTTTTTGCAGACCTCATGGCCGGATGGAACCTTGCCCAGTTCGAACTGACGTTTCATCTTGCTCTCGATTTCCTTGATGCGGAACTGTTCGCGCATATGGATGATGGAAATGGAGATGCCGGTCTTGCCGGCCCGTCCGGTACGCCCGCTGCGATGGGTGTAGTTGGCGCTGTCATCGGGCAGGTTGTAGTTGATCACGTGGGTAAGGTCGGTGACGTCAAGGCCGCGGGCCGCCACATCGGTGGCCACCAGCAGCTGCACCGATTTGCTGCGAAAACGCTGCATCACATAATCGCGCTGGCTTTGGGAGAGTTCGCCATGGAGGGGGTCGGCGTTGTAGCCGTCCTTGGAGAGTTTGTCCGCGACATCGTTTACCTCCTGGCGGGTGCGGCAGAAGATGATGGCGTACATATCCGGGTTCATGTCCACCAGCCGGCGCAGGGCCAGGTAGCGGTCCTTGGCGTGGACCATATAGTACATGTGGCGGATGTTTTCCGAGCCGGCATTACGGGTGCCCACCGTGATCTCCAGGGGGTTTTTCATGTATTTCCGGGAAATGGAGGCCACGCTTTGGGGCATGGTGGCGGAAAACAACAGGGTGTGTTTGTCGGCCGGGGTTTGGGCGAGGATGGCGTTCAGCTCGTCTTGAAATCCCATCTGCAGCATCTCGTCGGCTTCGTCCAGCACCACCAGGCGAATCTCGGAAAGATCGATCACCTGGCGGCGCATCAAGTCGTGCAGCCGCCCGGGGGTGGCCACGATGATCGGCGCCCCCTGCCGCAAGGAGCGGATCTGGTTGTCGATGCTGGCACCGCCATAAACGGCGCAGACCCGGATGGCGGGAAGATTTTTGGCAAAGGCATTGAGATCGCGGGCCACCTGCATGCACAGCTCTCGGGTCGGGCAGAGTACCAGGGCCTGGGTCTTGCGGCTGTCCGGCGAGCAAAGCTGCACCAGGGGGATGCCGAAGGCTGCGGTTTTGCCGGTGCCGGTCTGGGCCAGGCCGACGATATCCACCGGTTTTTCAAGGAGGAGCGGGATGATCTGCTCCTGAACCGGGGTGGGAGCAGTGAAGCCCAGGGCTTCGAGGCCGGAGATGATGTCGGGATGGATGCCAAGGTCAGCAAAGGTGGTCATGATGGTGTTCCTTATTGAAGGGCGTGTGGGGGAAGGGTTGCTGTGCAGGAAAAAAGAAATCCTTGCGGCCCAACGCCCCATAAACAAAAAAACCGCACGCCCTCGGCAGAGGCTTTGTGCGGTGCGCTTTTGTTCGTATAGCGATTACAGGCAGAGGCAACACAATGAATTTCCCTTTTTACCATGATCCGCCAGGGAACGCAAGGAATATATTTAGTTGAATTGGGGGGTCTTTCCTGGTCCCTATGACATGGGGGCAGGCAGGTTACAGGTGGTTAGCGGCCAGATCGTCGGGCAGGGTGGTCAGGTAATCCCGGATAGCGTCGCGGACAGCGCGGTAATGGTCGAGAGCCTCTTCTTCGTTGGTCGCTGTCCGGGCGAGACGCGGCGGATCTGGGAATTCCCGGTGCAGCTTGACCGCCTTGCCTGCAAAAAATGGGCATTGCTCGTTGGCATGGTCGCAGACCGTGATCACGTAGTCAAAGGTAATGGACGCCAGTTCGGAGAGCAGTTTCGAATGGTGGCTGCTGATGTCGACCCCGGCCTCAGCCATGACCCGGACAGCCAAGGGGTTGAGGCCGTGGGTTTCGATCCCGGCCGAGAAAAATTCATAGCGCTCCGGGTAGAGATGTCTTCCCCAGCCCTCGGCCATCTGGCTGCGGCAGGAGTTGCCGGTGCAGAGAAAAAGAATTTTTATTTTGTGCATGGGAAAGGATCCTTTGGTGATTTTACGGTCAGCAGCAGCCGGCCACCCTGCAAATCGCTTCCCTGATAAATTCCCGGGGAATGGCCTCATGTACCTGGCCGTGTCTGATGATGCTCCGGCAGGATTCCTCCTGGCCCGTGAGCTCGCCGCAAGAGCAGCAACTGCTTTTCGAGACCGTCGTCCGGGGGAGGACCGTCTCAATCGGTTTGCCGTTGATGAGAATGAGGTTCGATTGGTCGATCTGCGCCTCGCTCAGTTTGGTTTCAGTGAACAGGATCTCCACCCCCTTCGCTCTGCATTCGACCTGTAACCGTTGTACTGTTTCCGCGATACCCTGTCCCGTCTCGGCACAACGATCGCAGGTTTTGCCCTCTTTGTCCAGATGGCACCATTCCACCGTGATTTTTTTCATTCTAATCCCCTAAATAATCATATTGAAAAGATAGCCCACCAGCAGGATGCCGCTGCCGACCACGCCGATAAAGGTGGCGATGAGCGCGGGTTTCAAGACCCTGCGGAGGATGACTATTTCCGGCAGGGAGAGAGCGACGACGCTCATCATGAAGGCCAGGGCCGTGCCCAGCGCCGCTCCTTTGCCAAGCAGGGCTTGGAGGACCGGCACGATGCCGGCGGCGTTGGCATACATGGGGATGCCGATGACCACGGCCATGGGCACCGACCACCAGGCGGATTTGCCCATGATCGAGGCCATGAATCCTTCGGGCACGTAGCCGTGGATCCCCGCGCCCACCCCAATACCGAGGATGACATAGGGCCAGACCTTCCCCATGATGTCTTGCACAGCTTGGCGTCCATATCGCACCCGTTCCTGGAGATTGCAGGGCATCACGGTGTCAGTACCGCTGGCCAGCACATGCTTGACCCATTCCTCAACGTAGTGCTCCATGTGGAGCCGACCAATGGTCCAGCCTGCGATAATGGCAATGGCAAGGCCGGTGGTGAGATAGAGAAGTGCCACCTTCCAGCCCAGCAAGCCATAGAGCAGAACCAGGGCAACCTCGTTGACCATGGGCGCGGCAATGAGAAAGGAGAAGGTGACGCCCAGCGGGATCCCGGCCGTTACAAAGCCGATGAACAGGGGGACGGCCGAGCAGGAGCAGAATGGGGTGGCGATACCCAGCAGGGCGGCCAGAACATTGCCCACGGATTCGCGTTTGCCTGCGAGGATTTTTCGGGTTCGTTCCGGAGTGAAGAAGGAACGGAGAATGCCCACTGCGAATACCACCAAGGCCAGGAGCATCAGCACCTTGGGCGTGTCATAGAGGAAGAACTGGGTGGCCTTGCCCAATCGGCTGTCCGGGGAGAGATTGAGCAGGGTAAAGGTGATGAAGTCGGCAAGGGGGGAAAGCTGTTTGTAGACAGTAAACCAGACAACCAGGGAGAAGAGGCCGGTCGCGAGATAGCGTCTGGTGGCACCAGGGGAAAGCGGCGGCACCTTTGACGGCTTTGGTTGTGGTGCGAGGTTGTTCAATTTGATGGGTTGCATGGGCTTGTTTGTCCTTGTCTTGATTCCCCGCTGAAAAGCGCGGGGGCGCTCCCATAATTATCATATAGCTAAATTACTATATAGCTATGTTTTGTTGTTGTCAATACGGGTCGGGCCAAGAAAAAGGATCTGGCGGATTTCTGGCCGGAATTTGGTTGCGGGACTATATGGGGGCGGCGAAGGGGCGAGGGTGTGTCGGCTATCTGTAAAAAGCGGGTTCAGCCGGTGAGCAGTTGATTGGAAAGTTCATTGGTGTCATCGGCTTTGATGGGGAAATGACTGGCCAAGATAGCGCCCACCGCTTCAATCTGCCGGCACAAGGCAGTGCACCCCTCTCCTTGCTTTATGCCGGTGGCAATGTCGTTGGCGTAGGTCAGCAGGGTTTCCTGGGAGATTTTCGCATAGATGCCCGTATCTGCCAGAATCCAGACCTTGTGCTCAAGCAGGGAGATGAAAAAGAGCACCCCGGTGTTGTCGCGGGTGGTGTGGAGTTTTTTTTCGTAAAAGGAGCGGAGTGCCCGTTGGGCGACCCTGGTTTCCAGCCGGCTTGCAGGGATGAACAGCCGGAGCAGCGGGGGGCAGAGCCGGGTAAGAGCGGTAACGAGCATGGCCCCGCAAAGAGCAAGGGGGAGGAAGTATCCCAGGCTGTCTCCCAAAAAAAGGTCGGTGATAATGAGCGCGGTCAGACCGCCGATACTGAACCCGGCCAGGAGCCTTGCTTCAGGATAGGTGTCGCTCTCCGCCACCACCATGGCGACAACTTCGCCGGAGGTTTTTTGCTCCACCCCGGAGATGGTTGCAGCAATCTGCTCTTTTTCCGCCTCTGTAAAAAAAGTCTCTGCTTGGATCATCTACCAGCCCCCCGAGGCGCCGCCGCCTCCGAAACCACCGCCGCCGAAGCCGCCAAAGCTATCGCCTCCGCCGCCGCCGCCAAAACCGCCGCCGCCCAAGTACATCCCCCCCCCCCCGGCATTGGCGAAAAAGAGCGGGAGCAGGAGGCCCAGCAGGGCGCCGCCCGGGATCAGGAGGAGCAGGATCAGCCAGCCCAGGGGCGAAGAGATTCCGAGAAAGGCAAAGAGAGGCAGGAGTGCCGCCCCCGCAAGCGCCCCGACCGGCTTGCTCAGCCGCCCGAGAAAACCGACCAGGATGGCAAAAAAGATCAGATAGTTGAAGAGCGAGGATTGGCTCCCCTTGCGCGCTCCTCGGCGGGAGCTGCCGGTACCCTTGTATTCGCCTCGCGTGGCGCTGATGATCGTGGTGATCCCGGCCTCAAAGCCTTGGTCCAGCTGGCCGGACTTAAAACGCGGGGAGATGATCTGGTCAACGATGCGGCCGGCAAGCAGGTCGGTCAGCACCCCTTCCAGGCCGCGGCCAACCTCGATCCGGATCTTGCGGTCGCCCTTGCTGACCAAAAGCAGCACCCCGTTGTCCTTGCCCTTCTGGCCGATCTTCCAGGCATCCACCGTGCGGATGCTGAAATCCTCCAGCGAATCGCCTTCAAGCGACGGGATGGTCAGCACCGCGATCTGGGTGGAATCGGATTGTTCAAAGGCGAGCAGCATCTGCTCGAGCTTTTGCCGCTCCCCAGGGGAAATCATCCCGGCCAAGTCGGTGACATACCCCTGGTATTGCGGAACCTCCAGCGCCTTGGCTGATTTGGGTCCCGCAACAAGGAGGAGGCAGAGGGTCAGCAGACAAAAGAGATAAAACGGTTTGCCGGTCCGGGATGGGGTATGCTGCTCGCCTTGTGACATCGGTTAGAACTTGACCTTCGGGGCCGCGGCCGCACCTTCTTCCGCCTTGAATGCTTCGCGGCGGGGCAGATGGAGCAGCAGGTTGTTGGTCAGGTTGTTGGGGAAGGTGCGGATGGAGGTGTTGAAGATCCGCACCGCCTCGTTGTAACGGACCCGGGCCACGTTGATCCGGTTTTCCGTACCTTCGAGCTGGTGTTGAAAATCGAGGAAGTTCTGGTTTGCCTTGAGGTCCGGATAGCGTTCCACCACCACCATCAGGCGGGAAAGGGCGGAGGAAAGCCCGCTCTGCGCTTCCTGGAATTTGGCAAAGGCCTGGGGGTTGTTCACCACTTCGGCGCCTGCCTGAATGGTGCCGACCTTGGCCCTGGCCTCGGTAACGGCGGTGAGCGTATCTTTCTCGTGGGCCGCGTAGGCCTTTACCGCTTCAACCAGGTTGGGGATGAGGTCGGCGCGCCGTTGGTAAGAGGCTTCAACATCGCCCCAGGCGGCGATCACGCCCTCGTCGTTCTGCTGGATGGCATTGTAGCCGCAACCGCTCAAACCGACAGCGAGAAGCACGAAACTGACAAGTACGAGGAATCTCTGCATGGTGGTTCTCCTTAAAAGGGTATCGGTAAAGTGCAATCCTGCGCCACCTCCGAGTATTTGACGCGGGCAGGCGGAACAGGGGGGATGTCTGGGGGGCGATGGTGCCCTCGGCACGAATTGAACGTGCGACCTACCGCTTAGGAGGCGGTTGCTCTATCCACTGAGCTACGAGGGCAGTTACAGTACTTTTTTAATCCAAAACAAGGGGAGTACTATACCATCGGCAGGTCAATGCGCAATATCTTTCTTGGCTGGAAGCGCTTGTGGTACGGGCCTTGGCCTTATCCGGACCTGGGTTGCTCACCTTTCCTGCCTGTGACAACAGAACCGCAGGAAAATCTGTGGAAAAAATTGGTTCCCCTGCCGGGATGTGCTAGAATGACGCAGTATCTATCGTTTTTTTGCCGGGAAACAAGTTGTCGGTGAGCGTGCGCATGCGATTGAGAACCATAACGTTTCTGGTCTTTTTCATTATCGGACTGTTTCCCCTTGCCTCCTCCGTTGTTTTTAACCTCCCCTCGCTTCTCGCAACCCTTGAACAGGCAGTACAAGAGCAACGTCTTGCCCGCTTGCAGGATGAGTTTATTGCTCTGGGGCGCAAGGTCGAGCAGGGACGGGAAACCCTGCGTGTTTTCGGAATGCTTTCTGAGACCGTGGATCTGGTGGGGTGGCCGGAGCCAGGGATTCCCCTTGATCAGCTGCGCACGCGTCTCTCCGATGTGGTCGCTAAACGCTGGTTCAAGAATCGGCCCGAGGTTCTCTCGGTGTCTGTTGTTGATGGGTTGGGACAGGAACAGTTCCATGTGAGCCGGCAGGAAAACGGCGAACTCGGACTCAGTTCCGCCATGTCTCAAAACAGTATGGAAGAAGCGATGTCTCGGAAGGCAAGGAGCTTTTTGCCGGGCACGACCTTTGTCGGCGCCATTCAGGGGGTTGTCAGCCCGGATAAGGAAGGGCGGTTGGAGCAGCTCATCGTCTATTTTGGGGTTCCGGTGCAGAATGAGGCGTACGGAACCTCGGGAATCGCAGTGCTGGTCCTGGATCTGCGCCGCCTCATCAAGAAATTGGAAAAATATGATCTGGTCAGCCAGGATGGCTCCTATCTGGCCACGGCGGTTCATGATCGGCACAGGCGGCATGGCTCCGGGCCGAACCATGCCTTTGTAGAGTTTCCCCAGTTGCGGCAGGCGATGCACGATGGAAAGCCGGTTATCCTGAAGGATCTGCACGGCGAGGCCAACGCCTGGTTGCCCCTTATCAGCGAGGCCGAGGGGACGCACAGTCTCTGGGTGGGGCAACCGGTGGACAGAAGCGTCATCGAGGTCTGGCTGCAACATTTTAAGGAAAATCTTGTCATTATTGTTTCTGTTTTGTTGCTCTTGCTTGTAGGGGTGGCGGTGGCCATGGCGCATTATGCAAATCTCCTGCAAGGCCAGCTCATGGGCGGCATTGCCTCGATTCTTGGCGGGAGCAAGAAGCCGCAGCTGAACTGGCGGTGGCCACAAGAGCTTGCCCGGCTCGCCTCGGATCTTGACGCGCTGGCCGAGAACCATCTGGCGGACAAGGCGGCCCGGGTTGGGGCGGAAGAAGAGGTGCGGCGGGAAAAAGAGTCTGCCCTGGTTACTTTGCGCTCCATTGGCGATGGGGTGATCGCCACCGATAACGGGGGGCTGGTGACCCGGATGAATGTGGTGGCCGAACAGCTGACCGGCTGGCCTCAGGCCGAAGCCCTTGGCCGGAAGCTCGACGAGGTCTTTGCTATTATTGATGCCGGCACAGGGGAAAAATCCGTCAATCCGGTGGCCCGGGTTCTTGCGACCGGCAAGATAGTCGGCTTGGGCAACCATACGGTGCTTATTGCCCGCGATGGCAGGAAATACCAGATTTCGGACAGTGCCGCTCCTATCCTGGAACAGGATGGAATCTGTCTTGGGGTTGTCCTTGTTTTCCGCGATGTGACCGAGGAGTATGCCCTGCAGGAGGAACTGGCCCACGAGCTCACGGTAAAACAGGCCCTGGCCGATCTGGCAGGACAACTGGTGGGGTCGGGGCAAAACGTGGCCGGGATTGCCGGGACAATTCTTGCCGCGGCCCGGGAGCTTACCGCGAGCCCGCACGGCTTTGTGGGCATTATTGATGCGCAGTCCGGCGTTCTGGTCTGTCATGCCTTTACGGAGATGATGCCCGGCGGAGAGCAGGGGCGCGAGGAGACCCGGGAACTGGCGTGCTCCCCCGGCCCGGATGGACGGTATCCCGGATTGTGGGGACAGGCGCTCAATAAGAGGCAGGGCTTTTATGCCAATAATCCGGGTGGCCCTCCTGCGGCATCCCGCTGCCCGGAGGGGCATGTCGCGGTGGAACGGTTCCTTGCCGTGCCGGTGCTCCTCGATGGGCAACTGGTTGGTGAGATCGCGGTGGCCAATAGTGGGCGGGAATATACGGAAAAGGATCTTGATCTGCTGGGTCGGGTGGCGAGACCTTGCGCCCAGGCCATTAAGGGGGTGCGAGTCAGCGAAGAGCGTGAGAGTCTCATGGCGGCTCTGCGGCAGTCCCAGAAGATGGAAGCTGTTGGTACCCTGGCCGGCGGGGTGGCCCATGATTTCAACAACATGCTCACCCCTATTCTCGGTTACACCGATCTGGTCATGGCCAGGCTGCCACGCGGTGACATCTTGCGCCAGGATCTGGAAGAGGTGAAGCGGGCGGCGCTGCGGGCAAAAAATCTGGTGCGGCAGATTCTTTCTTTTAGCCGGCAGAAAGGGCCGGAACTTGTCTGTATGGCCTTGCCGCCGATGTTGGGTGAGTGCCTGGAGATGTTGCGGTCCACCCTTCCTTCCACCATTGTTTTTCATGAGGATATTGCCAGGGATTGCGGGCAGATTATGGCAGATCCTACTCAGATCCAGCAGATTCTTATCAATCTCTGCACCAATGGGGCTCATGCCATGGAAGAAAGTGGGGGTACCCTGAAGGTCACTCTTCGAGAGGTCCAGGTGGCTCCGGGAGAGACGGTTGCCGGCCAGGATCTCCGGCCCGGAAAATATTTGCGTCTGGCGGTCGGTGACACCGGCTGCGGTATGGACAAGGCCACGCAGGAGCGGATATTTGAACCGTATTTCACCACCAAGGAGCAGGGCAAGGGTACAGGCATCGGCCTTGCCCTGGTACAAGGTATTGTTAAGGGGCATGGCGGGTATCTTTCCGTTTCCAGCATGCCGGGGCAAGGAACAACCTTTTCCCTCTATTTCCCGGTTTGTTGTGATGTTGCCGGGCAATCGCCCAGGGCACTGGAGACCTCTATCCCCAGGGGTTCCGAAAGGATACTGCTGGTGGATGACGAAGAAAATGTCTTGGGCTTGCTCAAGGAAATGAGCGAATACCTCGGCTACCGGGTGACAGCCGTTTCGGACAGTACCGAGGCCGAGGTCCTGTTCCGCACCAGGCCGGATGATTTTGATTTGGTTGTCACCGACCAGACCATGCCCGGCTTGACCGGTATCGTCCTGGCCCAGAAAATTTTTACCCTGAAACCCAAAATGCCGATCATTATCTGCACGGGGTTCAGCGAGGCATTGAGTGAAGAAAAGGCCAAGGAAATTGGTTTTGCCGGTTATATCTTGAAGCCGGTGATGATAGGCGACTTTGCCCGGGTTGTTCGCCGGGCGCTTGAGGGAGGGGAGGGATGAAGATTGCCACTGCGGAACAGATGCTGCTCTGCGACAGATTGACCAGCGCGGAATATGGTATTTCAGGGTTGGAATTGATGGAAAATGCCGGACGCGGGACGGTGGCGGCGATGAGCCGCCATTTTGGCTCGCTGGTCGAACGCAAGGTCCTCATTTTTGTCGGGCCCGGCAATAACGGGGGCGATGGCTTGGTGATCGCCCGTCTGCTGCTGGCGCAGGGTGCCCAGCCCCAGGTGGTGAGTCTGGTGGCTCTCGAAAAAATGCAGGGGGATGCGGCGAGAAATCTTGAGCGGGTCAAGCAGCTGGCCATGCCGCTCTATACCTGCCTTGCAGAAGAGGAGTTGTCCT
Proteins encoded in this window:
- a CDS encoding ATP-binding protein, which produces MRLRTITFLVFFIIGLFPLASSVVFNLPSLLATLEQAVQEQRLARLQDEFIALGRKVEQGRETLRVFGMLSETVDLVGWPEPGIPLDQLRTRLSDVVAKRWFKNRPEVLSVSVVDGLGQEQFHVSRQENGELGLSSAMSQNSMEEAMSRKARSFLPGTTFVGAIQGVVSPDKEGRLEQLIVYFGVPVQNEAYGTSGIAVLVLDLRRLIKKLEKYDLVSQDGSYLATAVHDRHRRHGSGPNHAFVEFPQLRQAMHDGKPVILKDLHGEANAWLPLISEAEGTHSLWVGQPVDRSVIEVWLQHFKENLVIIVSVLLLLLVGVAVAMAHYANLLQGQLMGGIASILGGSKKPQLNWRWPQELARLASDLDALAENHLADKAARVGAEEEVRREKESALVTLRSIGDGVIATDNGGLVTRMNVVAEQLTGWPQAEALGRKLDEVFAIIDAGTGEKSVNPVARVLATGKIVGLGNHTVLIARDGRKYQISDSAAPILEQDGICLGVVLVFRDVTEEYALQEELAHELTVKQALADLAGQLVGSGQNVAGIAGTILAAARELTASPHGFVGIIDAQSGVLVCHAFTEMMPGGEQGREETRELACSPGPDGRYPGLWGQALNKRQGFYANNPGGPPAASRCPEGHVAVERFLAVPVLLDGQLVGEIAVANSGREYTEKDLDLLGRVARPCAQAIKGVRVSEERESLMAALRQSQKMEAVGTLAGGVAHDFNNMLTPILGYTDLVMARLPRGDILRQDLEEVKRAALRAKNLVRQILSFSRQKGPELVCMALPPMLGECLEMLRSTLPSTIVFHEDIARDCGQIMADPTQIQQILINLCTNGAHAMEESGGTLKVTLREVQVAPGETVAGQDLRPGKYLRLAVGDTGCGMDKATQERIFEPYFTTKEQGKGTGIGLALVQGIVKGHGGYLSVSSMPGQGTTFSLYFPVCCDVAGQSPRALETSIPRGSERILLVDDEENVLGLLKEMSEYLGYRVTAVSDSTEAEVLFRTRPDDFDLVVTDQTMPGLTGIVLAQKIFTLKPKMPIIICTGFSEALSEEKAKEIGFAGYILKPVMIGDFARVVRRALEGGEG